Genomic window (Kangiella profundi):
TCACCAGCGGGAACAGCTGATGTCATGGAAACGATGACCAAGGTTGATTTAAGTTTCGAGCAATTAAAACAGGTGGTTCAAAAACATCACGGCTGTCTTGCATGGGGAGGTTCTGTAAGCCTGAGTCCTGCTGACGACATTCTGATCAGTGTCGAGAAAGCATTGGATATTGATTTTGAGGGACAGCTGATTGCTTCAATTCTTTCGAAGAAGATTGCTGCAGGTTCAAAGTATGTATTAATTGATATACCCGTTGGGCCTACTGCTAAATTAAGAAGCGAAGAAAGTGCACAGGCACTAGCTAACCAACTGACCACTGTAGGTGGAGAAATGGGGCTTAAAGTAAAAGTCGTGCTAACCGATGGTTCTCAGCCTGTAGGCTACGGCATTGGTCCAGCTCTCGAAGCTTGGGATGTTATAGGGGTATTAAAAAATGCTAGTTCAGCACCAGCTGACTTAAAAGAACGCTCTGTGTTACTTGCTGGAGTGCTACTAGAGCATGCAGAAGTTGAGGCCACAGGTGAAGGCAAATCAGAAGCATTAAGAGTAATCGAGTCTGGAGAAGCGTGGAAAACCTTTATGCAGATTTGCGAAGCACAGGGAGGCTTTAAACACCCCCCTGTTGCTTGCTGCAAAATGGATGTTCATGCCGAAAGAAGCGGCTATATACGCCGCATCAACAACCGCCTCCTGTCACGTTTAGCTAAGCTCGCTGGTGCTCCGGCCGATCATGCATCAGGTGTCTACATGGAGGCAAAAGTAGGTCATTACATTACCGAGGGCTCTACTTTGCTTACTATTCACTCAGAAGCTCCCGGAGAGCTTGAGTATGCATTGGATTTCTACAACACCCACAAAGAAATGATTATTATTGAGGAAGGATTATGAGTACCCTGCTTTTTGATTTATCGGACAACCTGAATCTATCAGCGCCTGTTTGTGAAAAAATTGGGGCGACCATGGGTAAATTATCCATGCACTATTTTCCTGATGGTGAAGTTAATATTCAGCTACAGAATCAATGCAAAGGAAAAACAGTCGTCGTATTAGCTGACCTATCCCATCCAAACACCAAGATTCTTCCTTTATTATTTGTGCTGCGCATGATTAGAGAGCATGAGCCAGAAAAAGTTGTACTTATTGCACCCTACCTCCCTTACATGCGTCAAGATGCAGTGTTCAATGACGGTGAATCGATTCTTGCGCGACACTTTGCTGAAATACTTTCCGAAAATATTGATGCGCTGATTACGGTTGATCCTCACCTCCATCGTTTTTTTAGTTTGGATCAGGTGTACCCTATTCGAACTTATTTGGCTCACACGACCAGCCCAATTGCGCAGTGGATTAAAACTCATATCAATAACCCCGTCATCATTGGACCTGACAGCGAAAGTCGGCAGTGGGTTGAAGCAATCGCCAGTGAAATTCATGTACCCTTTTTAGTAGCCAATAAAGTCCGTCATGGCGATAAAGATGTAGAAATTACTATTCGAGGTATTGAAGATCACAAAGACAAAACGGTAGTACTGGTCGATGACATCATTTCAACGGGGCATACCATTCTAGAGATAACCAAACATCTAGAAGATGCAGGCATAAATACAATTAGCTGTATCGCTACTCATGCCATATTCAATGAAAATGCTTATGGCATGCTTTCTCAATCCCATATCAGCCAGATTGTTACCTGCAATACCATTCCTCACGTCAGTAATGCAGTAGATGTATCCGATAGCATTGCTGAAAGCTATAAACTGGTAAAGTGATGGGAATCAGTTGATGAGCTCGGAATGGCTTAACTTTTTTGCAGGCGTAGGTATTTTCCTATGGGGAATGTCGCTTATTGAATCAAGCCTGGCCAAACTAGCTTCCGGCAAGCTTAACTATTACCTTACTTCCTGGACAAAAACATCAATCTCCGCTGTAGCAACTGGTGCTGTATGTACCGCCGTTGTGCAAAGCAGCTCATTAGTCACCATAATTGTATTAGCACTTGCCAGTTCTAAGCTACTCAATCTAAAGCAGGCGGTTGGTGTTATATTCGGTGCGAACCTGGGTACTACGGCCACCGGTTGGCTGGTCACCTATCTTGGTTTTAAGTTCAGTCTGGGTGACTTTGCCATTTATTTTATTGGCTTCGCAGCGCTATTGAGAGTTTTCTTTGCAAAGAATACTAATCAAGTTGCTTTTTATACGCTGTTCATCAGTATTGGTCTGATTCTTTTCAGTTTAGATTTAATTAAATCCGGTACCATTGCGTTAAGCCACAACTTTGATATCACTAACCTACAAAGCCAGTCACCGTTCATATTCGTAGCTGTTGGTATTTTGTTAGCAACACTAGTTCAATCCAGCTCAGCTGTCATGATGATGAATTTAAGTGCTGCACACGCAGGGTTAATTAGTGTTGAACACGCATTTGCTATTGTAGTTGGTGCAGATATTGGGACAACGAGCACAGCAATTTTAGGCAGCATAAAAGGCGCTAAAATCAAGAAACAACTGGCATTGGCCCATGTTGTCTTTAATCTGACCAACGCAATTGTTGCTGTATTTTTAATACTACCTTTCATCAAAACAATCTTTGAGTTTCTAAATATCACTGATGTTTTGATTAGCATTGTAGCTTTCCACAGTATCATCAATCTGATTGGGATACTGGTTTACCTGACACTATTTAATTACTTTGTAAACTTCCTATCATTACGCTTTTCTGACAGTCTCAGCCCAATTGAAAGTAGACTGTCGTTGATCCCGGTTAACATGCCTCCGGTTGCCATCGAACATTTTCGTTCTGAAACCATTGCCTTCATGAACAAAGTGAGTCAGTTTAACCAGAAATGTCTATCAATAGATTACATCAATCCTGAACACTATTTTGAGCTAAAAAAAATGGAAGGCCTATTTATTAAGCTGTCTCGTCAATTATCAGAGCGACCATTGACTCAGGAACAAACACAGGTAATTTATAATCTTCTGGCAGCGATTAGGGACGGTATCTATTCGGCAAAGCTTCTGAAAGATCTTCTGGCAGATCTGGAGCAGCCAGATTTATCCGAGTCATATCATGACAAAACAATGTTCCCTATTTTTAATCAATCAAAGGCTTTCTATGAAGACTCCAGGCATCTATTCGATCAGAAAGTTGAGTTAAGTTTTAAAGACTTCAGTAAGAGTTGGTACGAAAAGCTTTACCACGAATTCAAAACCAGTGAAGCAAATCTCTTATCCTCACAAATAAGCCAGAACATTTCTGTGGATATCATTTCGACATTATTAAACTTAAACAAATCACTCTATAAATCCTGCAAATATTACATGCAGGCTTTAGAATTAATTGATAAAACGATAAAGGAAACCAACCATGAAAATTAAAGTCCATGGTGCAGCGGAAGAAGTCACCGGTTCCTGCATACAGATTACCACTGAACACAGCAATATCATCATTGATTGCGGTCTTATCCAAGGGGCTCCTAAAAAAGAGGAGCGTAACCGCGCGCCCTTCCCTTTTTCTCTGCGTGAACTTGATGCTGTTATCCTGACTCATGCTCACATTGATCATAGTGGCCGGTTACCGGTACTGGTTAGCCAGGGTTATCAAGGGCCTATTCATACTCATGAAGCCAATGCTGATTTGCTGGATATTCTGTTAATGGATAGTGCATTCCTTCAGGAAAAAGAAGCTGAATGGTCCAATACAAAACGTAGCCGCAAAGGGCTTAAATTACTTGACCCACTTTATACGCAGGATGATGTGCCGCCTGTTCTTTCTCTCTTGAACCTGCATCCTTATAAACAACCAATCGAGATTACAGAAGATATAACTATGGTTCTGCATAATGCAGGACACATTCTTGGATCATCGCATGTGGAGCTATTAGTTAAAGAAAATAGCCACACTAAACGTATCATTCTAAGTGGTGATATTGGTAACCCTGGTTCACCAATCCAGGAAGACTCAAATATCTATGGTAAAGCTGATTTGGTCATCATGGAGTCAACCTATGGTAACCGAAACCACCAAAGCTGGGATGACTCAATTATTGAATTAAAAACTGCACTCGACGAGGCCCGCCAGCATGGAGGCAACGTTTTGATACCCTCCTTTGCCGTCGGTAGAACACAGGTACTGCTGTATTACTTTGCTAAGTACTATAACGAGTGGCGTCTGAGCGATTGGGATATTTACCTCGATTCACCAATGGCAATCAAAGTGACGAATACTTATGGAAAGTATTGGCAACTCTATAAAAAAGAAAGCCAATATCTTTGGTCAGGCGAGACCTTGCATCAAAAGCTACCCAACTTAAAATTTACACCTGATACCGAGCAGTCAATTGAACTGAATAGTATTCACAAGGGTGCCATAATCATTGCAGGTAGCGGTATGATGAATGGTGGGCGTATTAAGCAACACCTAAAGCATAATATTTGGAGGCCTCAATGTTCTCTGATTGTTGCAGGTTTCCAACCTGAAGGAACTCTGGGTAATCGAATCGTAGAAGGTGCACCATACATAAAATTATGGGGTGAGACCGTTAAAGTAGCAGCCAAAGTGCACACCATCGGTGGCTTCTCAGCTCACGCCGGGCAAAAAGATCTACTGAAGTGGTATCAGAAGTTTGAGAACTCTCCTCGCCTGGTGCTTGTGCACGGTGCTCAAACCACCATTCAAGAATTCCATGACTTCATGACACAAAATGTTGATAGCGAAATAACTATCGCTAAGCAGGGAGAAGTAATTAGAGTCTAGATTAATTTTTGTTTGACTAATAACCAGCTAGCTCGAGCAACTTCATTGTCTTTGTAATTTTGCAGATGTTGGTTACGATGCTCAATAAATTGTTCGAGTTCTCTTTTAATTTCTGGTTGTCTGGTTTTTAGTTCATTCACTCGGGTGTTTAAACGTATGGTATCTCGCTGATATATATCGATTAAAACCTTCTGATCCCAGATAACCTTGCGAGCAGTCGTTAATTTGGATTCCGCTATGACATCATCCATATTCTTGGTTAATTCAAGTCCACTACCGATGTTAAAACTGTGACTTTTATAGTCGCTCTCAACCAAAATAAATCCATCATCCTTGATATGCTGAGATAGGATATCCAAGGACTCTACTCTGTCACCTAACACATTGGTGCAGGCTGGAAACACAATGACATCAAAAAGCTCAGTGTTGCGATCGAGAAAAGTAGAAATATCTTCACGAACAAATTCTACCTGCCCTCTGAGTCTTTGACTAAAGGCATCCATGGTAGCCTGTTGTACAAAATCGCTGACCACTTCAACACCAATGCCACGCCAGTTAAAATGTTTTGCGAGTGTCATAAGAGTTGCGCCTTTACCGCAACAGAGATCGAGAACACGTTTATCAGGAGCCGTTTTTTGTTGTTCATCTATGAGCTCTATCATATAGCCAGTATTACTACCGAGCTCTTTAAAGTCCTGATAAAGAAAAGGAAGGAAATCAACCAGCCGATGGCTGCTTAATTCTAAGGATTGTTTTACGGATTCAACTTCTTGAAAATTCATAGCTGACTCCTTATTTGAAATTAGGTACGAGCGCATAACCTATCGCGTATTAGGCTCGCACCTTCTTTGTACTACATTTTCAATGAGTTAGCTAGTACTCTTAACCCATTCTTTGACTATTTTATGCACAAATACTTGATGTCTAGATAGTCACTGATACCGTATTTTGAGCCTTCACGCCCCATTCCGGACTCTTTAACGCCACCAAATGGCGCCATATGATTGGAGATGATGCCTTCATTAAAACCAATCATGCCTGATTCTATTTGCTCACTCAGGCGTTTGATCCGATGGCGATCATCGGTATAGACATAGGCAGCTAAACCAGCTTTAGTGGCATTTGCCTGCTCAACAACAGACTCTTCATTGCTGAATGGGATTAATGACAGAACGGGGCCAAAGATCTCTTCGCAGGCAATATCCATATCGAAACTGACGTCGGTTAATATAGTCGGCTCGTAAATTTGATTGTGTTTGTCAGAGACATTCCCTCCCACAATAACTTTTGCACCCTTATCCTTGGCTGACTGTACCAAGCGTTTAACCTTATCAATTCCGGCCTGATTAATAAGTGGCGTTATAGAAACATCATCTTCAAGCCCTGAACCAGTTTTCATCGACTCCACTTTATTTGTCAGCTTCTCGACAATTTCCTGGTAAATTGTTTCATGGATAAAAACTCGATTAGCGCAAACACAGGTTTGTCCTGAGTTTCTGAACTTACTAGCCATAATGCCTTCGACTGCGTCATCAATATCTACATCATCAAATACAATAAATGGCGCATTGCCGCCCAGCTCCATAGTGACTCGTTGAACGTTTTCAGCTGCCTGGCTCATAAGTATCTTGCCCACTTTGGTGGATCCAGTGAAAGAAATCTTGCGAACCTTAGAGCTGGAAGTTATAGCTTCGCCAATTACACTAGCTTCACTGGTTGGAACCAAGTTAATAACGCCCTTTGGAATCCCAGCCTGTAGCGATAGTTCTGCCATCGCCAATGCAGATAATGGGGTTTCGGCAGCTGGCTTAATGACAACGGTACAGCCTGCGGCAAGAGCTGGTGCTACTTTACGGGCAATCATTGCCTGTGGGAAGTTCCAAGGTGTAATAATACCGACTACGCCAACCGGCTGTTTTATGACATGAATCTGTTTTTGGCCATCAGGGGAAGGAATAATATCGCCATCGATACGAAGCGCTTCTTCGGCGAACCACTTAATATAGTTAGCACCGTACTGAATCTCACCTTTAGCTTCTTTAAGAGGCTTGCCCTGCTCTGTAGTCAGAATTTCGGCAAGGTCATCAAGATTCTCAATGATCAAATCATACCAGGCCAATAGCTTATCAGAACGTTCCTGCGCGGTGGTTTTACTCCATGTTTGAAAAGCGTTGTGGGCAGCTTCAATCGCCTGATTTGCTTCTTCTTCCCCGCAGTCCGAAACTTCAACGATCAGTTCCTGCGAAAAAGGATCATCAACACGAAATCGCTTATTGGTTTTAACCCATTCGCCGTTAATAAAGGCGCGAGATTTGACTAATGATTCGTTCATAAGACTCCAAAAAAAAATGGCTCCATCTGGAGCCATCTTAACGAAGCTTATTGATTAATCAAAGTTTCACTACGTAACAGCGTGAAGAATTCGAGGTTTATACCTTAAGAGTTGAAAATAAAGTTACATACGTTCCAGAGTTTCGATGCCCAATAACTCTAGGCCCATTTCAAGTTGTGCCAAACAAATTTGACTCAAACGTAATAAGCTAGCCTGACGTGCTTTGTCAGGTTCATTCATTATGTGCTGCTTCTGATAGAAAGAACTGAACTGTTGCGCAAGGTTATAAAGATGCTCACAAAGATAATGCGGTGCACGCTTATCGACGGTTTTATCAAGAGCAGAAGGAAAGTCCAAAAGACCAAAGGTTAAATCCAATTCATTATCCGTGGTTGGCATTAAATCACCCGGTTTTGCACCAGCCTCTTCAGCCTTACGTAAGATTGACTTAATCCGAGCAACCTGCATCAACAAGTATGGACCTGTCTTGCCTTCAAATTCACTGAATTTTTCCAAATCAAAAATATAGTCTTTGATACGGTAATTTCTTAGATCAGCAAACTTCAAGGTTGAAATAGCTACTTTATGAGCGATCTCTTCTTTTTCATCGTCATTGAAATCGTCACCGAAGTTACTTTCTGCCAACTTCTTACGGGCTTCTTCTTTTGCCATCTGGATAAGGTCATGGAGTTTCATGACACCGCCAGAGCGAGTCTTAAAGGGCTTGCCGTCCTTGCCATTCACCGTACCGAAGTAAGTATGTTCGTATTCGGTATTGGCGTTCATACCCATCAGATCCGCTGCTGCAAAAACCTGTTTAAAGTGCTGCTGCTGACGACCATCAACTACGTAAAGAACAAGATTGGCATGATCGTCATAAACACGCTCATAAAGCGTTGCTAAATCTGTTGTGCCATACATCACTGCCCCATCAGATTTGCGCAAGATTAGAGGTGGCATAACTGCCTCACCCTGCTCGTCTTTAAACGGCACAATCAAAGCGCCTTGGTCACGGACCGCAAGACCTTTGTCTTCAAGTTCCTGAATGACTTTAGGAATAAATGGATCGGCATCACTTTCACCTTTCCACAAATCAAAACTAACACCCAGCTCGCCATAGTCACGTTTTAAGGTTGCGACCGAAACATTAACAAAGTGCTGCCACAAGGCACGATAACCAGCACGACCATTTTGTAACTCAAGTGTCGCCTGACGGGCTTTCTCTGCGGCGGTCTCATCAGACTTACACAAGCCTGATTCCTGAGGATAAATTTCTTCTAAATCCTGAATGGTTACTGGTGACTCTTCGGGATATGGACCGTTAAAGTCGGCATCAAAATACACTAACTCCGGCTGACGCTTTTTCAAACCTTCTATCAGCATACCCATTTGCGTGCCCCAATCTCCCAAGTGAGCATCGGAAACAACGTTATAGCCTTTAAAACGGAAAATACGCTGTAATGAGTCGCCAATGATGGCTGTGCGTAAATGCCCAACGTGCATGGACTTGGCAACATTAGGGCCACCGAAGTCGATCATGACTTTTGTGTTGGATTTATCCTCGTGACAACCGAAGGTATGATCGGAGCCGAACGTTTCCAGTGTTTTCGCTAGCGACTCAGCATTGACAAAAACGTTGATGAAACCGGGGCGAACAACGTCGACTTTCTCAATCAGACTATTTTCAGATAACGCTGCAACCACTTTTTCAGCAGTAACGAAAGGATTGCCTGCACCCAGCTTAGCTGCAGCCATGGCACCA
Coding sequences:
- a CDS encoding thymidine phosphorylase family protein — encoded protein: MDKTESILPVALRLGINSRHEPLIFLRSDSPVARSEGFESMSRVLVQVNNKSIIATLLIVYSDLIQSGFAGLSETAWKRLKLKKGQRIKLSHAPQVDSLAYIRAKAFGHELNKHQLQEIMRDIVDGHYMDVHLAAFITACANNNMTQNEILYLTQGMVDAGETLTWPGDKIVDKHCVGGLPGNRTSPIVVSILAAKGLTIPKTSSRAITSPAGTADVMETMTKVDLSFEQLKQVVQKHHGCLAWGGSVSLSPADDILISVEKALDIDFEGQLIASILSKKIAAGSKYVLIDIPVGPTAKLRSEESAQALANQLTTVGGEMGLKVKVVLTDGSQPVGYGIGPALEAWDVIGVLKNASSAPADLKERSVLLAGVLLEHAEVEATGEGKSEALRVIESGEAWKTFMQICEAQGGFKHPPVACCKMDVHAERSGYIRRINNRLLSRLAKLAGAPADHASGVYMEAKVGHYITEGSTLLTIHSEAPGELEYALDFYNTHKEMIIIEEGL
- the argS gene encoding arginine--tRNA ligase, with product MLVSIEQQLSQLFADAFESLELPRELGDVQRSNRPDLGHYQCNGAMAAAKLGAGNPFVTAEKVVAALSENSLIEKVDVVRPGFINVFVNAESLAKTLETFGSDHTFGCHEDKSNTKVMIDFGGPNVAKSMHVGHLRTAIIGDSLQRIFRFKGYNVVSDAHLGDWGTQMGMLIEGLKKRQPELVYFDADFNGPYPEESPVTIQDLEEIYPQESGLCKSDETAAEKARQATLELQNGRAGYRALWQHFVNVSVATLKRDYGELGVSFDLWKGESDADPFIPKVIQELEDKGLAVRDQGALIVPFKDEQGEAVMPPLILRKSDGAVMYGTTDLATLYERVYDDHANLVLYVVDGRQQQHFKQVFAAADLMGMNANTEYEHTYFGTVNGKDGKPFKTRSGGVMKLHDLIQMAKEEARKKLAESNFGDDFNDDEKEEIAHKVAISTLKFADLRNYRIKDYIFDLEKFSEFEGKTGPYLLMQVARIKSILRKAEEAGAKPGDLMPTTDNELDLTFGLLDFPSALDKTVDKRAPHYLCEHLYNLAQQFSSFYQKQHIMNEPDKARQASLLRLSQICLAQLEMGLELLGIETLERM
- a CDS encoding class I SAM-dependent methyltransferase, with amino-acid sequence MNFQEVESVKQSLELSSHRLVDFLPFLYQDFKELGSNTGYMIELIDEQQKTAPDKRVLDLCCGKGATLMTLAKHFNWRGIGVEVVSDFVQQATMDAFSQRLRGQVEFVREDISTFLDRNTELFDVIVFPACTNVLGDRVESLDILSQHIKDDGFILVESDYKSHSFNIGSGLELTKNMDDVIAESKLTTARKVIWDQKVLIDIYQRDTIRLNTRVNELKTRQPEIKRELEQFIEHRNQHLQNYKDNEVARASWLLVKQKLI
- a CDS encoding MBL fold metallo-hydrolase RNA specificity domain-containing protein, which gives rise to MKIKVHGAAEEVTGSCIQITTEHSNIIIDCGLIQGAPKKEERNRAPFPFSLRELDAVILTHAHIDHSGRLPVLVSQGYQGPIHTHEANADLLDILLMDSAFLQEKEAEWSNTKRSRKGLKLLDPLYTQDDVPPVLSLLNLHPYKQPIEITEDITMVLHNAGHILGSSHVELLVKENSHTKRIILSGDIGNPGSPIQEDSNIYGKADLVIMESTYGNRNHQSWDDSIIELKTALDEARQHGGNVLIPSFAVGRTQVLLYYFAKYYNEWRLSDWDIYLDSPMAIKVTNTYGKYWQLYKKESQYLWSGETLHQKLPNLKFTPDTEQSIELNSIHKGAIIIAGSGMMNGGRIKQHLKHNIWRPQCSLIVAGFQPEGTLGNRIVEGAPYIKLWGETVKVAAKVHTIGGFSAHAGQKDLLKWYQKFENSPRLVLVHGAQTTIQEFHDFMTQNVDSEITIAKQGEVIRV
- a CDS encoding NAD-dependent succinate-semialdehyde dehydrogenase; translated protein: MNESLVKSRAFINGEWVKTNKRFRVDDPFSQELIVEVSDCGEEEANQAIEAAHNAFQTWSKTTAQERSDKLLAWYDLIIENLDDLAEILTTEQGKPLKEAKGEIQYGANYIKWFAEEALRIDGDIIPSPDGQKQIHVIKQPVGVVGIITPWNFPQAMIARKVAPALAAGCTVVIKPAAETPLSALAMAELSLQAGIPKGVINLVPTSEASVIGEAITSSSKVRKISFTGSTKVGKILMSQAAENVQRVTMELGGNAPFIVFDDVDIDDAVEGIMASKFRNSGQTCVCANRVFIHETIYQEIVEKLTNKVESMKTGSGLEDDVSITPLINQAGIDKVKRLVQSAKDKGAKVIVGGNVSDKHNQIYEPTILTDVSFDMDIACEEIFGPVLSLIPFSNEESVVEQANATKAGLAAYVYTDDRHRIKRLSEQIESGMIGFNEGIISNHMAPFGGVKESGMGREGSKYGISDYLDIKYLCIK
- a CDS encoding Na/Pi cotransporter family protein yields the protein MSSEWLNFFAGVGIFLWGMSLIESSLAKLASGKLNYYLTSWTKTSISAVATGAVCTAVVQSSSLVTIIVLALASSKLLNLKQAVGVIFGANLGTTATGWLVTYLGFKFSLGDFAIYFIGFAALLRVFFAKNTNQVAFYTLFISIGLILFSLDLIKSGTIALSHNFDITNLQSQSPFIFVAVGILLATLVQSSSAVMMMNLSAAHAGLISVEHAFAIVVGADIGTTSTAILGSIKGAKIKKQLALAHVVFNLTNAIVAVFLILPFIKTIFEFLNITDVLISIVAFHSIINLIGILVYLTLFNYFVNFLSLRFSDSLSPIESRLSLIPVNMPPVAIEHFRSETIAFMNKVSQFNQKCLSIDYINPEHYFELKKMEGLFIKLSRQLSERPLTQEQTQVIYNLLAAIRDGIYSAKLLKDLLADLEQPDLSESYHDKTMFPIFNQSKAFYEDSRHLFDQKVELSFKDFSKSWYEKLYHEFKTSEANLLSSQISQNISVDIISTLLNLNKSLYKSCKYYMQALELIDKTIKETNHEN
- a CDS encoding ribose-phosphate diphosphokinase — encoded protein: MSTLLFDLSDNLNLSAPVCEKIGATMGKLSMHYFPDGEVNIQLQNQCKGKTVVVLADLSHPNTKILPLLFVLRMIREHEPEKVVLIAPYLPYMRQDAVFNDGESILARHFAEILSENIDALITVDPHLHRFFSLDQVYPIRTYLAHTTSPIAQWIKTHINNPVIIGPDSESRQWVEAIASEIHVPFLVANKVRHGDKDVEITIRGIEDHKDKTVVLVDDIISTGHTILEITKHLEDAGINTISCIATHAIFNENAYGMLSQSHISQIVTCNTIPHVSNAVDVSDSIAESYKLVK